CCGAAATTCATGGGGCCTGTAGCGACGCGGAGATCGATATCGATATTTTTCTTGGTATACTTTTTGAAGACGATCCGGCCGTCTTGGGGAAGGCGCTTCTCGGCGATATCGAGCTCAGACATCACTTTTAGCCGTGCCACTAAGGCTCCGGACAGTTTTGCGGGGAGCTTTAGTTTTTCGTGGCAGACGCCATCGACACGATAACGAACGATCAGGTCGTTTTCCTGAGGTTCGATATGGATGTCGGATGCTCCCGATATATAGGCATCTTCAATGACGCGGTTAGCCAGCTGGATTATGGGGGCGCTTTCTTCATCGTCGAGGTCGTCGTCATCAGTGCTCTCTGTGCCTACACTATCAAACTCAGAGCCTAAAGCATCCGCTAGTTCGTGGATTTCAGTATCATCGGTCGGTGCGGCAGCTTCTTCTTCCTTTTCAACTTCGGCAAAGTATTCCGCGATCAAGTCATTGAGGATGGAAGAGGGCACAGTGTAGACCTCATCGACCTGCATCTCGATGGCGCTCTGGAAGGCCTCACGGCTATTGTAGTCCAAGGGATTAGGCATCAGCACCGAAACCGTAGAGGGAGAGACACGCTTGTAGGGAAAAATCTTCGTCTCCCGAACAATGTCATCCCAACCACCTCGAGCAGCTTATCATCTACATCAATCTGAGCTCGATCCTCGATGAGTGGCGTACTGGTGAAACGAGAGATGTAGCGCGCGGTATCTCGATCACTCATTGTAAATTCCGGGTCGAGCATTCGCTGCAAGAGCGTGGCCGTGTAATCGGCTACTTCATGGAGGACGTTGATATCTTCCTCTTCGAAAATCTGGGATGAGGCAAAGGGTTCTTTATTGATGATCTGGATGGCTCCGATCACCCGTCC
The nucleotide sequence above comes from Opitutales bacterium. Encoded proteins:
- a CDS encoding GAF domain-containing protein; its protein translation is MGWLWHVYYSPSLWSKEPERESEFQNRREALLNLRLPANTGIVGKVINTGQPITFHVGDHSGNEVANLSASAGFDILAMATVPLVAKGRVIGAIQIINKEPFASSQIFEEEDINVLHEVADYTATLLQRMLDPEFTMSDRDTARYISRFTSTPLIEDRAQIDVDDKLLEVVGMTLFGRRRFFPTSVSLPLRFRC